A genome region from Allomeiothermus silvanus DSM 9946 includes the following:
- a CDS encoding RNA-guided endonuclease InsQ/TnpB family protein, protein MQALNTEVANEILGLPHEVRRKLTTKDFGHVEIGSAWINQTIRNVNAKKKAKSFRLMPLETNSQNRTLHKVGDTYSAGFGLLRGAKKRVPLQVHQSKHGEVLERILSGEAKQGTLRLTRSKRGIWYACISVSWDVPDPPQTTRFIGVDRGQNHLAVAATPEGTPRFWTFAHIRQIRKHYAAKRRRLQKAGKLKTVKRLEQKEARTVRHINHIISKEVVAYARRHGCGIRLEDLSGIRTSKQPKGVKRDAAHNRDYWPYYDLEQKILYKASPAGVPVEKVPPQYTSKTCCKCGAIGERQRHDFRCERCGYRGHSDHNAARNIGAWLGMACPLELHVAAGGVHGTPQSWVSETSPKGLA, encoded by the coding sequence TTGCAAGCCCTCAACACCGAAGTTGCCAACGAGATTCTTGGGCTGCCCCATGAGGTGCGGCGCAAGTTGACCACAAAGGACTTCGGGCATGTGGAGATTGGCTCTGCCTGGATAAATCAGACCATCCGCAATGTAAACGCCAAGAAGAAAGCCAAGTCCTTCCGGTTGATGCCCCTGGAGACGAACAGTCAAAACCGGACGCTCCATAAGGTCGGGGATACCTACTCGGCTGGTTTTGGACTGCTGCGCGGCGCGAAGAAGCGGGTTCCTCTGCAAGTCCATCAGAGCAAACACGGTGAGGTGCTGGAGCGGATTCTCAGCGGCGAGGCCAAACAAGGCACGCTGCGGCTGACCCGCTCCAAGCGCGGCATCTGGTACGCCTGCATCTCGGTGAGTTGGGACGTTCCCGACCCGCCGCAGACCACCCGATTTATCGGAGTGGACAGAGGCCAGAACCACCTCGCTGTGGCAGCAACACCGGAAGGAACCCCTCGGTTCTGGACGTTCGCCCATATCCGGCAGATTCGCAAGCACTACGCCGCCAAGCGACGCAGACTGCAAAAAGCGGGGAAGCTGAAGACGGTAAAGCGCCTGGAGCAGAAGGAAGCCCGGACGGTGCGACATATCAACCACATCATCAGCAAGGAAGTCGTGGCCTACGCCCGAAGGCACGGGTGCGGGATTCGTCTGGAGGACTTGTCGGGCATTCGTACCAGCAAGCAGCCGAAAGGCGTTAAGCGCGATGCTGCCCACAACCGGGACTATTGGCCGTACTACGACCTTGAGCAGAAGATTCTGTACAAGGCGTCTCCGGCTGGAGTGCCGGTGGAGAAGGTGCCGCCGCAGTACACGTCCAAGACGTGCTGCAAGTGCGGGGCCATCGGTGAGCGGCAGCGCCATGATTTCAGGTGCGAGAGATGCGGATACCGGGGCCACTCCGACCACAACGCCGCTAGAAATATCGGTGCGTGGTTGGGGATGGCCTGCCCGCTGGAGCTTCATGTTGCGGCGGGCGGGGTGCATGGCACACCCCAAAGCTGGGTAAGTGAAACCAGTCCGAAAGGGCTGGCGTAG
- a CDS encoding ATP-dependent helicase → MNDPIRHKEGPALVFAGAGAGKTRTLTQRVKWLVEEGEDPYSITLVTFTNKAAGEMKERIARLVEAPLAEAVWVGTFHRFCLQSLQVYGREIGLEKVAVLDSAAQRKLAERIIAGLFPAKPPRGFTPMAALGAVSRAANSGWDDIQLATMYADLTEKIVNFRWAYEEAKKGLGALDYDDLLLRGVRLLKLSEGAARMVRRRAAYLMVDEFQDTNGVQLELVRAIAPGTSPNLMVVGDPDRSIYGWRGANYRTILEFRQHYPGAAVYGLYTNYRSQAGVVEVANRIIAQNATRKPEMQEAHLPQSEEPFLLVAKNRWEEAHFVAQAVEFYRGQGIALEEMAVLMRANFLSRDLEQALRLRGIPYQFTGGRSFFERREIQLGMAVLKVLANPKDSLAVAALVEEMVEGAGPLGIQKVLEAAKAANLSPLEAFRNPAMVKGLRGKEVQAEAMRLAEVLQDQVARLAAEAPEYHALLKETLDRLGFEAWLDRLGEESEQVYSRKANLDRLLQGMQEWQEVNPGAPLQDLVGTLLLEAGDTPAEEGQGVHLMTVHASKGMEFRVVFVIGLNEGLFPLSKASSSFEGLEEERRLMYVAVTRAKEVLHLSYAADGVVSRFAQEARVPVEEYDPRLGWSGRQNQQALKALLEIA, encoded by the coding sequence ATGAACGATCCCATACGGCACAAAGAAGGCCCGGCCCTGGTCTTCGCCGGGGCGGGTGCGGGCAAAACCCGCACCCTGACCCAGCGGGTGAAGTGGCTGGTGGAGGAGGGGGAGGACCCCTACTCCATCACCCTGGTGACCTTCACCAACAAGGCCGCCGGGGAGATGAAGGAGCGCATCGCGAGGCTCGTCGAGGCCCCCCTGGCGGAGGCGGTGTGGGTCGGCACCTTCCACCGCTTCTGCCTGCAAAGCCTCCAGGTCTACGGGCGGGAGATCGGCCTGGAAAAGGTTGCGGTGCTGGACAGCGCCGCCCAGCGCAAGCTGGCGGAGCGGATCATCGCCGGGCTGTTCCCGGCGAAGCCGCCCAGAGGGTTCACCCCCATGGCCGCCCTGGGGGCCGTCTCCCGGGCCGCTAACAGCGGCTGGGACGACATCCAGCTGGCCACCATGTACGCCGACCTCACCGAGAAGATCGTCAACTTCCGGTGGGCCTACGAGGAGGCCAAGAAGGGGCTGGGCGCGCTGGACTACGACGACCTGCTGTTGCGGGGCGTCCGGCTCCTGAAGCTCTCCGAAGGGGCAGCGCGGATGGTGCGGCGGCGGGCCGCCTACCTGATGGTGGACGAGTTCCAGGACACCAACGGGGTTCAGCTGGAGCTGGTGCGGGCCATCGCCCCCGGCACCAGCCCCAACCTGATGGTGGTGGGCGATCCCGACCGGTCGATCTACGGCTGGCGCGGGGCCAACTACCGCACCATCCTGGAGTTCCGGCAGCACTACCCCGGGGCGGCGGTCTACGGGCTGTACACCAACTACCGCTCCCAGGCCGGGGTGGTGGAGGTGGCCAACCGGATCATCGCCCAGAACGCCACCCGCAAGCCGGAGATGCAGGAAGCCCACCTGCCCCAGAGCGAGGAGCCCTTCCTCCTGGTGGCCAAAAACCGCTGGGAGGAGGCCCATTTCGTGGCCCAGGCGGTGGAGTTCTACCGCGGCCAGGGGATAGCCCTGGAGGAGATGGCCGTGCTGATGCGGGCCAACTTCCTCTCCCGCGATCTCGAGCAGGCCCTGCGGTTGCGGGGGATCCCCTACCAGTTCACCGGGGGCAGGAGCTTCTTCGAGCGCCGGGAGATCCAGCTGGGGATGGCCGTGCTCAAGGTGCTGGCCAACCCCAAGGACAGCCTGGCGGTGGCCGCCCTGGTCGAGGAGATGGTCGAAGGAGCCGGGCCGCTGGGCATCCAAAAGGTGCTCGAGGCCGCCAAGGCCGCGAACCTCTCCCCGCTGGAGGCCTTCCGCAACCCGGCGATGGTCAAGGGCTTGCGCGGCAAGGAGGTACAGGCCGAGGCCATGCGCCTCGCCGAGGTGCTGCAGGACCAGGTAGCCCGGCTGGCCGCCGAGGCCCCGGAGTACCACGCGCTGCTCAAGGAGACCCTGGACCGGCTGGGCTTCGAGGCCTGGCTGGACCGCCTGGGCGAGGAGTCGGAGCAGGTCTACAGCCGCAAGGCCAACCTGGACCGCCTGCTTCAGGGGATGCAGGAGTGGCAGGAGGTCAATCCGGGGGCCCCCTTGCAGGATCTGGTTGGCACCCTGCTCCTCGAGGCTGGGGACACCCCCGCCGAGGAGGGTCAGGGGGTTCACCTCATGACCGTCCACGCCTCCAAGGGGATGGAGTTCCGGGTGGTCTTCGTGATCGGGCTCAACGAGGGGCTGTTTCCGCTCAGCAAAGCCAGCAGCTCCTTCGAGGGTCTGGAGGAGGAACGCCGCCTGATGTACGTGGCGGTGACCCGGGCCAAGGAGGTGCTGCACCTCTCCTACGCGGCGGACGGGGTGGTATCCCGTTTCGCCCAGGAGGCCAGGGTGCCGGTGGAGGAGTACGACCCCCGGCTGGGATGGAGCGGGCGGCAGAACCAGCAGGCCCTCAAAGCCCTGCTGGAAATCGCCTAG
- a CDS encoding AAA family ATPase, producing MKNEIRAVQMGLAAQLPIHLIGIPGVGKTATIEALARAMGRHLEVIIAANRDRTDFGGIPLVKEGKLVLEHLPWVDRLLAAPGGAILFLDEIGGTPPDVRPSLLRVIAERWLGDVFLPPERVAILAASNPTELGEGDGPEAWSLALRTRFVHIRWPAPEVDEFTGAPVAGWKTPEVGDLPTSEEIKSALSEAKALVAGFLRLRPELLAPLPRPGESSLGWPNPRTWERFAASALAVWIAGRRKPEDLGALHLLLTGALGLVGGEFLTWVRSRISPTRKRSWPTPKTSPCPSGRTTSTSAWP from the coding sequence ATGAAGAACGAGATTAGAGCCGTACAGATGGGCCTCGCGGCCCAATTGCCGATCCACCTCATCGGTATCCCCGGGGTAGGCAAGACCGCTACCATCGAGGCATTGGCCAGGGCGATGGGCCGCCACCTGGAGGTGATCATCGCCGCCAACCGCGACCGCACCGACTTCGGCGGCATCCCGCTGGTCAAGGAGGGCAAGTTGGTCCTCGAGCACCTGCCATGGGTGGATCGGTTGCTGGCGGCCCCCGGCGGGGCCATCCTCTTCCTCGACGAGATCGGGGGAACTCCCCCCGACGTAAGGCCCTCGCTGTTGCGGGTCATCGCCGAGCGGTGGCTCGGGGATGTGTTCCTCCCCCCAGAGCGGGTGGCCATCCTGGCCGCCAGCAACCCCACCGAACTCGGTGAGGGCGACGGCCCGGAGGCCTGGAGCCTGGCCCTGCGGACCCGGTTCGTCCACATCCGGTGGCCGGCCCCGGAGGTGGACGAGTTCACCGGGGCCCCGGTGGCGGGGTGGAAGACCCCCGAGGTCGGGGATCTCCCCACTTCGGAGGAGATCAAATCCGCCCTGTCCGAGGCCAAGGCCCTGGTGGCAGGATTCCTGCGCCTACGCCCCGAGCTGCTGGCCCCGCTGCCCCGGCCCGGGGAGTCCTCGCTGGGCTGGCCCAACCCCCGCACCTGGGAGCGCTTCGCGGCCTCCGCTCTGGCGGTGTGGATCGCGGGGCGGCGTAAGCCGGAGGACCTGGGAGCCCTGCACCTGCTCCTGACGGGGGCCCTGGGACTGGTGGGCGGGGAGTTCCTCACTTGGGTCAGGAGCAGGATCTCCCCGACCCGGAAGAGATCCTGGCCGACCCCAAAAACTTCCCCCTGCCCAAGCGGCAGGACCACCTCCACGTCTGCGTGGCCATAG
- a CDS encoding DUF2227 family putative metal-binding protein: protein MGRGGGYLAGTLLVTPDVDHYPRYRTRPVQSWGRLGFIWIFYGLLFRHRGLSHNRILGPLTRIVYLSPLLLSLGLLLERSGLMPPAGALWGALAGYYLSQWLHLWLDGIPLRIERL, encoded by the coding sequence GTGGGGCGCGGCGGGGGCTATCTGGCCGGCACCTTGCTGGTGACCCCCGACGTGGACCACTACCCGCGCTACCGCACCCGCCCGGTGCAAAGCTGGGGGCGGCTGGGGTTTATCTGGATCTTCTACGGCCTGCTGTTTCGCCACCGGGGCCTCTCGCACAACCGGATCCTCGGCCCCTTGACCCGGATTGTCTACCTGAGCCCGCTGCTGCTGTCGCTGGGGCTGTTGCTCGAGCGCTCCGGGCTGATGCCCCCAGCGGGGGCGCTGTGGGGAGCCCTGGCCGGGTACTACCTCTCGCAGTGGCTGCACCTCTGGCTCGACGGCATCCCCTTGCGCATCGAGCGCCTCTGA
- the tnpA gene encoding IS200/IS605 family transposase has protein sequence MYNTIMEYKSNRNVVYSCKYHVVWCPKYRRKVLVGGVEERLKEILLAIADERRAEIIEMEVMPDHVHLLVEVDPQFGIHRLVKQMKGWSSRILRQEFPWLRSRLPSLWTNSYFVSTVGGAPLAVIKQYIENQKSV, from the coding sequence ATGTATAATACTATCATGGAATACAAATCCAATCGAAACGTTGTGTATTCATGCAAATATCATGTTGTCTGGTGCCCAAAGTATCGCCGAAAGGTTCTGGTTGGCGGTGTAGAGGAACGCCTCAAGGAAATTCTCCTAGCCATAGCGGATGAACGCCGTGCCGAAATCATCGAAATGGAGGTCATGCCGGATCACGTACATTTGCTTGTGGAAGTGGATCCGCAGTTCGGCATCCACCGATTGGTCAAACAGATGAAAGGTTGGTCGTCGAGAATCCTGCGCCAAGAATTTCCGTGGCTCAGGAGCCGGTTGCCGTCGTTGTGGACCAACTCCTACTTTGTCTCCACTGTTGGGGGTGCGCCGCTTGCCGTCATCAAACAGTACATCGAAAATCAGAAATCGGTATGA
- a CDS encoding RNA-guided endonuclease InsQ/TnpB family protein codes for MRRLRLPNTPQLDALARAAGELYSAVVVDFWRTVRKRGIWLKPSSMMRWHTSNQLHAHSADAVVQSFYAALKSWRKRRKTDPQAKPPYRRRRYFRVQWKSSAIRVREGTLILSNGRGNTPLVVPWPWEAPVLVELGWTGTDYELRAVYSRPAAEPVAEGGVAGADLGEVHLAVVYDGERTTIYNGRELRAKRQHQNKLKAHLAAKQSRMRKGSRRWRKLRRSKQKQLRKLENQIWDILHKQTTALVSTLHERGVQTVVIGDVRDLRKRVDYGPAANQRIHQMVTGRVRWLITYKAEQLGMRVVLQDESYTSQECPRCGSRHKPRGREYTCLVCGFRFHRDGVGAVNIRRKYLGLGPVVGVMASPTGVRWHPHQRTCVARDKRERIPAL; via the coding sequence GTGCGGCGGCTGCGCTTGCCCAACACACCGCAACTCGATGCTTTGGCGAGGGCGGCAGGCGAACTGTATTCCGCTGTGGTCGTAGATTTTTGGCGTACCGTTCGCAAACGAGGCATCTGGTTAAAGCCGTCGTCGATGATGCGATGGCACACGTCGAACCAGCTTCACGCCCACAGCGCGGACGCGGTGGTGCAAAGTTTCTACGCCGCCCTCAAATCCTGGCGCAAGCGCCGGAAAACAGATCCGCAGGCCAAACCGCCGTACCGTCGGCGGCGTTACTTTCGGGTCCAGTGGAAATCGTCCGCGATCCGGGTCCGGGAAGGAACGCTCATTCTCTCCAACGGACGCGGGAATACTCCGCTGGTCGTGCCATGGCCCTGGGAAGCCCCTGTTTTGGTCGAACTGGGTTGGACGGGCACGGATTATGAATTGCGGGCTGTGTACTCCCGGCCCGCGGCAGAACCCGTAGCGGAAGGAGGTGTAGCTGGCGCGGACTTGGGCGAGGTCCATCTGGCCGTGGTTTACGACGGCGAGCGGACGACGATTTACAACGGGCGGGAACTTCGGGCCAAACGGCAGCATCAGAACAAACTCAAAGCCCACCTTGCCGCGAAACAATCGCGGATGCGGAAAGGGTCCCGCCGCTGGCGCAAGCTTAGGCGAAGCAAGCAAAAACAGTTACGAAAACTTGAGAATCAGATCTGGGACATCCTGCACAAGCAGACCACCGCATTGGTCTCCACGCTCCACGAGAGAGGCGTGCAGACAGTGGTGATTGGCGATGTGCGGGATCTCCGGAAGCGGGTGGATTACGGGCCTGCGGCCAACCAGCGGATTCACCAGATGGTCACAGGGAGGGTTCGCTGGTTGATCACCTACAAAGCCGAACAGCTTGGGATGCGGGTGGTTCTCCAGGATGAGTCATACACCTCCCAGGAATGCCCACGATGCGGGAGTCGGCACAAACCCCGAGGGCGTGAGTATACCTGTTTGGTCTGCGGGTTCCGTTTTCACCGAGATGGCGTCGGGGCGGTCAATATCCGGCGCAAGTATCTGGGCTTGGGCCCAGTAGTTGGGGTGATGGCGTCCCCCACGGGTGTGCGGTGGCATCCGCATCAGCGCACCTGTGTAGCTCGCGATAAGCGAGAAAGAATCCCCGCCCTTTAG
- a CDS encoding GGDEF domain-containing protein — translation MSALSSTPAWWDRFCRVMLPLWEGFSTVPEERLFQGLLEAAVSVVPGAEAGSITLLLEGRFRFVATVGYDREALQRVSFAPEEQWGFCRRGLSRVRQVGRPEIEAQRSAYDAARGSLLEVAGRMGEIRSVLVAPVFHDGMEIAYLHLDSFSQEAFPSVAYELIEAFAHQLGLLVSRRRWQEALRWQARHDPLTQLLNRHGFEEAVAAFQGPGHSLMVIELEELRRINQRYGRPRADQALQHMAGVMASSLPVSSFLSRWEGGTFVLVLPSEEAPRYLEGLRQQLPYAWRAGTAGLEGDWEAALAHADFALRYAKSHRRDSARFEDLRALYERQRVLLAELEQALASLSAPALRLEFQPVVAFPDAQQVLFLEALLRFAEAPPLEVLALAEQHGLLSALTERILDLALSEAARRGQPVSVNLSPAQLHPLLPEAVARTLARHGLPASSLVLEIVEAAFHEDCLGLIQHLREMGMAIWLDDFGSGHSNFERLLCLPIDGIKLSHSFARHFTSPRGRYLAEGLVTIARGLKLPVVVEGIEEPEQVKAFYSMGFSWGQGFLYRPFPSRSAS, via the coding sequence ATGTCTGCGCTTTCCAGTACCCCAGCCTGGTGGGACAGGTTCTGTCGGGTCATGCTGCCCTTATGGGAAGGCTTCTCGACGGTTCCCGAAGAGAGGCTGTTTCAAGGCTTGCTCGAGGCGGCGGTCTCGGTGGTGCCGGGAGCCGAGGCGGGCAGCATCACCCTGCTCCTGGAAGGGCGCTTTCGCTTCGTGGCCACCGTCGGGTACGACCGCGAAGCTCTACAACGGGTCAGCTTCGCCCCCGAGGAGCAGTGGGGGTTCTGCCGCAGGGGTCTTTCCCGGGTGCGGCAGGTAGGGCGACCCGAGATCGAGGCCCAGCGCAGCGCCTACGACGCGGCCCGGGGTTCGCTTCTGGAGGTGGCCGGGCGCATGGGCGAGATCCGGAGCGTCCTGGTGGCCCCGGTGTTCCATGACGGCATGGAGATCGCCTATTTGCACCTGGACAGCTTTTCGCAGGAGGCCTTCCCCTCCGTGGCGTATGAGCTGATCGAGGCTTTTGCCCACCAGCTAGGGCTCCTGGTCAGCCGACGGCGCTGGCAGGAAGCGCTCCGATGGCAGGCCCGTCACGATCCCCTTACCCAACTCCTGAACCGCCACGGCTTTGAAGAGGCCGTGGCCGCCTTTCAGGGCCCGGGGCACAGCCTGATGGTGATCGAGCTGGAGGAGCTGCGCCGGATCAACCAGCGCTACGGTCGTCCGCGGGCGGACCAAGCGCTCCAGCACATGGCCGGCGTGATGGCCTCGAGTCTGCCGGTTTCGTCGTTCCTATCCCGCTGGGAAGGAGGTACGTTTGTGCTGGTGCTTCCGAGCGAAGAAGCGCCCCGCTACCTGGAGGGCCTCCGGCAGCAACTGCCCTACGCCTGGCGGGCGGGTACGGCCGGGTTGGAGGGGGATTGGGAGGCTGCTCTGGCCCATGCCGATTTCGCCCTGCGCTACGCCAAAAGCCACCGCCGGGACTCGGCCCGCTTCGAGGATCTGCGCGCCCTGTACGAGCGGCAGCGGGTTCTGCTCGCAGAGCTGGAACAGGCCCTGGCCTCGCTGTCGGCCCCGGCTTTGCGGCTGGAGTTTCAGCCGGTAGTGGCCTTTCCCGACGCGCAGCAGGTTCTGTTTCTGGAAGCCCTGCTGCGCTTTGCCGAAGCCCCCCCGCTGGAGGTGCTGGCGCTGGCTGAGCAACACGGCCTGCTGTCCGCCCTGACCGAGCGCATCCTGGACCTGGCTCTATCCGAAGCGGCCCGGCGGGGTCAGCCGGTCTCGGTGAACCTATCCCCGGCCCAGCTGCACCCGCTGCTCCCCGAGGCTGTAGCCCGAACCCTGGCCCGGCATGGTCTGCCCGCAAGCTCGCTGGTCCTGGAGATCGTCGAGGCGGCGTTCCACGAGGACTGCCTGGGCCTCATCCAGCACCTGCGCGAGATGGGGATGGCCATCTGGCTGGACGATTTCGGCAGCGGTCACTCCAACTTCGAGCGGCTGCTCTGCCTCCCCATCGACGGGATCAAGCTCTCCCACTCCTTCGCCCGCCACTTCACCAGCCCCAGGGGCCGGTATCTGGCCGAGGGGCTGGTGACCATTGCCCGGGGGTTGAAGCTCCCGGTGGTGGTGGAGGGGATCGAGGAGCCCGAGCAGGTCAAAGCGTTTTATTCGATGGGGTTTTCCTGGGGGCAGGGTTTTCTGTACCGCCCCTTCCCGTCAAGGTCGGCTAGTTGA
- a CDS encoding ATP-binding protein, producing MRSDPFWEGPASPVEHDPSLPPCPVCGAAALKSSYRFAEDLSHDCECLVSQEAAYYRGLKDLWRGRVESERFVAALPPRYRSCRLEGYLPTPANQEALNACRELRMGDFLYLHGRPGRGKTHLAVGAAYRLARQGYRALFVGEAAYMEEIYRSFRGGGEPPDYTWAEVLVLDDFGKIKPSDFAYQSLYALIEHANAHCKTLIVTSNYEPGTAACRVSGSNDEAAEALLSRLAQGYVVEVRGEDQRIKN from the coding sequence ATGCGCAGTGACCCTTTCTGGGAGGGCCCGGCATCCCCGGTCGAGCACGACCCCTCCCTGCCCCCCTGCCCGGTGTGCGGAGCGGCGGCGCTGAAGAGTTCCTACCGCTTCGCCGAGGACCTCTCGCACGACTGCGAGTGCCTCGTCAGCCAGGAGGCGGCGTACTACCGGGGCCTGAAGGACCTCTGGAGGGGGCGGGTGGAGAGCGAGCGCTTCGTGGCCGCGCTGCCTCCGCGCTACCGCTCCTGCCGCCTCGAGGGGTACCTCCCCACTCCGGCCAACCAGGAAGCCCTGAACGCCTGCCGCGAACTGCGAATGGGGGATTTTCTCTACCTGCACGGTCGCCCTGGACGGGGGAAGACCCACCTCGCGGTGGGGGCGGCCTACCGCCTGGCCCGGCAGGGCTACCGGGCGCTGTTCGTGGGGGAGGCGGCCTACATGGAGGAGATATACCGGAGTTTCCGCGGCGGGGGCGAGCCGCCCGACTACACATGGGCTGAGGTGCTGGTGCTGGACGACTTCGGCAAGATCAAACCCTCGGACTTTGCCTACCAGAGCCTCTACGCGCTGATCGAACACGCCAACGCCCACTGCAAGACGCTCATCGTGACCAGCAACTACGAGCCCGGCACGGCGGCCTGCCGGGTCTCCGGCAGCAACGACGAGGCCGCCGAGGCCCTCCTCAGCCGCCTGGCCCAGGGCTACGTGGTGGAAGTGCGGGGGGAGGATCAACGGATCAAAAATTGA
- a CDS encoding IS982 family transposase, giving the protein MRNHPRYQHSLEELFLRVFILVDDWLKANQERFRLPVQANQVASYSELFTIALVGELLAQPYESVWYWLVRQNHRGLFPRLPEYSRYHRIVRNAEPLWAELAQSLAAKEDEDWGIEVIDTKPLPIAKGKRWEWAKMPEASKGFSTMGMVWGFKLHAVVSLGGLFRRWAFVPAHVHESRVVEGLLGRATLGDRAYVGTGVYCPSRKNMKRQTFWPRALSRLRKRIETSFSSLVRSLHLHVGQVKTFWSLRARVNLKIAAHNLMHSGVLV; this is encoded by the coding sequence ATGAGAAACCATCCCCGCTATCAGCATAGCCTGGAGGAACTGTTTTTGAGGGTCTTCATCCTGGTCGATGACTGGCTCAAAGCCAACCAGGAGCGCTTCAGGCTACCGGTGCAAGCCAACCAGGTGGCCAGCTACAGCGAGTTATTCACCATAGCCCTGGTAGGTGAACTGTTGGCCCAACCCTACGAGTCGGTGTGGTACTGGCTGGTGCGTCAGAATCATCGGGGCTTGTTCCCGCGACTACCCGAGTACAGCCGTTACCATCGGATCGTGCGCAATGCGGAGCCCCTATGGGCCGAGCTCGCTCAATCGCTAGCCGCCAAGGAGGATGAGGATTGGGGGATTGAGGTCATCGACACCAAGCCCCTCCCCATCGCCAAGGGTAAGCGTTGGGAATGGGCCAAGATGCCCGAGGCCAGCAAGGGCTTCAGCACCATGGGGATGGTCTGGGGCTTTAAGCTGCACGCGGTGGTGAGCCTGGGGGGGCTGTTCCGACGTTGGGCCTTTGTGCCTGCGCACGTGCACGAGAGCCGTGTGGTCGAGGGACTGCTTGGGAGGGCCACGCTAGGGGACAGGGCTTACGTAGGCACGGGGGTGTACTGTCCCAGCCGCAAGAACATGAAGCGCCAGACCTTCTGGCCCAGGGCTTTATCCAGGCTGCGTAAACGCATCGAGACCAGTTTCAGTTCCCTGGTCCGCTCGCTTCACCTGCACGTGGGGCAGGTCAAGACCTTCTGGTCTTTACGAGCCAGGGTCAACCTCAAAATCGCTGCCCACAACCTCATGCACTCAGGTGTGTTGGTCTGA